The Saccharopolyspora gloriosae genome has a segment encoding these proteins:
- a CDS encoding ESX secretion-associated protein EspG has protein sequence MNSNPECVLSAYEFDLVAGSLGMRRAPYPLRVPSIGATMEERAELTGEVYRKLAARDLVSGDRLDDELEGLLRLLGDHEFSVDVVGVADGPLRALAAVNGRAGVLAVLADDQVRLQGFRPRALASVAVGVLAPADPGRGRGFTVRKESLEKVANDDDDFGDDPFGGDLDDRTALLRTGMSAEDVDALLELATNRRAGGQIGVSRGATRAATLVTWFDTHQGRYLMVNQGEWLSIMPADHSRIEQRVADVLSTMDFEDLLGR, from the coding sequence ATGAACAGCAATCCGGAATGTGTGCTGTCCGCCTACGAGTTCGACCTGGTGGCGGGTTCGCTCGGGATGCGCCGGGCGCCGTACCCGCTTCGGGTACCGAGCATCGGGGCGACGATGGAGGAACGCGCCGAGCTCACCGGTGAGGTGTATCGCAAGCTCGCCGCCCGCGATCTCGTGTCGGGCGATCGGCTCGACGACGAGCTGGAGGGTTTGCTGCGGCTGCTGGGTGACCACGAGTTCTCGGTGGACGTCGTCGGTGTGGCGGACGGGCCGTTGCGAGCGTTGGCCGCGGTGAACGGGCGTGCCGGGGTGCTCGCGGTGCTCGCCGACGATCAGGTGCGGTTGCAGGGGTTCCGGCCGCGGGCGTTGGCGAGCGTCGCGGTCGGGGTGCTCGCACCCGCCGATCCGGGCCGGGGACGCGGGTTCACGGTGCGCAAGGAGTCGCTGGAGAAGGTCGCCAACGACGACGATGATTTCGGGGACGACCCGTTCGGTGGTGATCTCGACGATCGCACGGCGTTGCTGCGCACGGGAATGTCCGCCGAGGACGTGGACGCGTTGCTGGAGTTGGCGACGAATCGCCGGGCGGGCGGGCAGATCGGCGTGTCCCGCGGTGCGACGCGGGCGGCGACGCTGGTCACTTGGTTCGACACGCATCAGGGCCGGTATTTGATGGTCAACCAGGGCGAGTGGCTGAGCATCATGCCCGCCGATCACAGCCGCATCGAGCAACGCGTCGCCGACGTCCTGTCCACAATGGACTTCGAAGACCTGCTGGGCCGCTGA
- a CDS encoding type VII secretion target, producing MPYEVVSEELRAHASHLDALTDRLDTAVSAAKEVSMSDEAYGLLCSFLPPIVNPMEEEGVTALEAAREGVEVTAENIRNTAKEYDSNDEDNAESFRQFERQHLPEGKSAQQFTLKSAAHGGQAPQDA from the coding sequence ATGCCCTACGAAGTCGTCTCGGAGGAGTTGCGGGCGCACGCGAGCCATCTGGACGCGCTGACCGACCGGTTGGACACCGCGGTCTCGGCGGCCAAGGAGGTCAGCATGTCCGACGAGGCCTACGGGCTGTTGTGCTCGTTCCTGCCGCCCATCGTGAATCCGATGGAGGAGGAGGGCGTGACCGCGCTGGAGGCGGCACGCGAGGGCGTTGAGGTCACGGCGGAGAACATCCGCAACACGGCGAAGGAGTACGACTCCAACGACGAGGACAACGCGGAGTCCTTCCGGCAGTTCGAGCGCCAGCACCTGCCCGAGGGCAAGTCCGCGCAGCAGTTCACGCTCAAGAGCGCCGCCCACGGCGGTCAAGCGCCGCAAGACGCCTGA
- a CDS encoding TetR/AcrR family transcriptional regulator, with protein MCRESGRPLRADAQRNRDKILSTAARMFAERGLDAHLDHIAKEAGVGSGTLYRNFPTREALIEAAYRHELSRLCDASPHLLATLPPGEALRAWMGRALDYATAKLGMADALRAVIDSGGAPYDKSKEMLLDSITPLLDAGARAGVIRDDVPAADLLLGLFGIAMAAGGDEHREQAERLLDLLFDGLRVR; from the coding sequence ATGTGCAGGGAGTCCGGCCGCCCGCTGCGGGCCGACGCGCAGCGGAATCGGGACAAGATCCTCTCCACCGCTGCGCGGATGTTCGCTGAGCGGGGGTTGGACGCGCACCTCGATCACATCGCGAAGGAAGCGGGCGTGGGGTCCGGGACGCTGTACCGGAACTTCCCGACCAGGGAGGCGTTGATCGAGGCCGCCTACCGGCACGAGCTGAGCCGCCTGTGCGATGCCTCGCCGCACCTGCTCGCGACGTTGCCGCCGGGGGAGGCGCTGCGGGCCTGGATGGGCCGCGCGCTCGACTACGCGACGGCGAAGCTGGGGATGGCCGATGCGCTGCGGGCCGTCATCGACTCCGGCGGGGCGCCGTATGACAAGAGCAAGGAAATGCTGCTCGACTCGATCACGCCGCTGCTGGACGCGGGCGCCCGCGCCGGAGTGATCAGGGACGACGTTCCGGCGGCGGATCTGCTACTGGGCCTGTTCGGCATCGCGATGGCCGCCGGGGGAGACGAGCACCGGGAGCAGGCTGAGCGGCTGCTGGACCTCCTGTTCGACGGCCTCCGCGTCCGCTGA
- a CDS encoding YbaB/EbfC family nucleoid-associated protein has translation MSGPGGFAALGSDPDEAERRIEQWAQGFAQKAQRYQAVREQTEQIRLTATGPDGRVKVTVRADGSVTDVQFTEKIRSMPLQELSAQIMDTMRKAQSDIAAKVGEVMTEQLGDEDQQTRSMMLDNLRERFPEEPDEPEAEQPDSGKWAPPEDDDPKPRPPAAPPAPPSANPSAAPKKPQRRRPVDDDDGDFGPDFDPLRD, from the coding sequence ATGTCCGGACCCGGTGGATTCGCTGCGCTCGGCAGTGACCCGGACGAGGCGGAGCGGCGCATCGAGCAGTGGGCGCAGGGCTTCGCGCAGAAGGCCCAGCGCTACCAGGCGGTGCGCGAGCAGACCGAGCAGATCCGGTTGACGGCCACCGGCCCGGACGGCCGGGTGAAGGTGACGGTGCGCGCCGATGGCAGCGTCACCGACGTGCAGTTCACCGAGAAGATCCGCTCGATGCCGCTGCAGGAACTGTCCGCGCAGATCATGGACACGATGCGCAAGGCGCAGTCCGACATCGCCGCCAAGGTCGGCGAGGTGATGACCGAGCAGCTCGGCGATGAGGACCAGCAGACGCGGTCGATGATGTTGGACAACCTGCGGGAGCGGTTCCCGGAGGAACCCGACGAGCCCGAGGCCGAACAGCCGGACTCCGGCAAGTGGGCGCCACCGGAGGACGACGACCCGAAGCCTCGGCCGCCCGCGGCACCGCCCGCACCGCCGAGCGCGAACCCGTCCGCGGCGCCGAAGAAGCCGCAGCGGCGCAGGCCGGTCGATGACGACGACGGGGACTTCGGCCCCGACTTCGACCCGTTACGGGACTGA
- a CDS encoding (2Fe-2S)-binding protein, whose translation MSHHSSTITLRVNGETRSLTVDNRTTLLDALREDLDLMGTKKGCDQGQCGACTVLLDGKRAVSCLQFAVGVDDSEVTTIEGVATGDRLHPVQQAFLDFDGYQCGYCTPGQICSAVAVIEEHAAGWPSAATDDVRPEADPPPLDAAEIRERMSGNLCRCGAHNSIVRAVAQAATMREAESTVSRDGAEVSA comes from the coding sequence ATGTCCCACCACAGCTCCACCATCACGCTGCGGGTGAACGGCGAAACGCGTTCGCTCACGGTCGACAACCGCACCACCCTGCTCGACGCGCTCCGCGAGGACCTCGACCTGATGGGCACCAAGAAGGGCTGCGACCAAGGGCAGTGCGGCGCGTGCACCGTGCTGCTCGACGGCAAGCGGGCGGTGTCCTGCCTGCAGTTCGCCGTCGGCGTCGACGACTCCGAGGTCACCACCATCGAAGGCGTCGCCACCGGCGACCGGCTGCACCCGGTGCAGCAGGCGTTCCTGGACTTCGACGGCTACCAGTGCGGCTACTGCACTCCCGGCCAGATCTGTTCGGCCGTCGCCGTCATCGAGGAGCACGCCGCGGGCTGGCCCAGCGCCGCCACCGACGACGTCCGGCCCGAAGCCGACCCGCCACCACTGGACGCCGCGGAGATCCGCGAGCGGATGAGCGGCAACCTGTGCCGCTGCGGCGCCCACAACTCGATCGTGCGGGCGGTCGCGCAGGCCGCCACCATGCGCGAAGCCGAGAGCACCGTGTCCCGCGACGGAGCGGAGGTCTCGGCGTGA
- a CDS encoding xanthine dehydrogenase family protein subunit M: MREFDYRRATDVRTATTLLAVNPDARFLGGGTNLVDLMKTGVETPPQLIDVRRLPLDHIEVTEDGGLRIGATATNSDVANHPEVRRRFPALAQAVLAGASGQLRNVATVGGNLLQRTRCGYFADVAQPCNKRVPGSGCPAIEGEHHNHAIFDWSEHCAATSPSDMGVALAAFDAVVSYETADGAGELSYSDLHRPVGDSPHEETTLPAGALITGITLPAAPIATRSRYRKVRERASYAFANGSIAAALDVRDGVVEDVRIGFGAVANRPWRAHAAERALLGRPATAEEFATAADTELAAAKPLPHNGYKVPLIRNLVVTVLTELTEETTR; the protein is encoded by the coding sequence GTGAGGGAATTCGACTATCGCCGCGCCACCGACGTGCGCACGGCCACCACGCTGCTCGCGGTGAACCCGGACGCGCGGTTCCTCGGCGGCGGCACGAACCTCGTGGACCTGATGAAGACCGGGGTGGAGACACCGCCGCAGCTCATCGACGTGCGCCGGCTCCCGCTGGACCACATCGAGGTCACCGAGGACGGCGGCCTGCGGATCGGCGCGACCGCCACCAACAGCGACGTGGCCAACCATCCCGAGGTGCGGCGGCGCTTCCCCGCGCTCGCCCAGGCCGTGCTGGCAGGCGCCTCCGGGCAACTGCGCAATGTGGCCACCGTCGGCGGGAACCTGTTGCAGCGCACCCGTTGCGGCTACTTCGCCGACGTTGCGCAGCCCTGCAACAAGCGGGTGCCCGGCAGCGGCTGCCCGGCGATCGAGGGCGAGCACCACAACCACGCGATCTTCGACTGGTCCGAGCACTGCGCCGCGACCAGCCCGTCGGACATGGGAGTGGCGCTGGCCGCCTTCGACGCGGTGGTGTCCTACGAGACCGCCGACGGCGCCGGCGAACTGTCCTATTCGGACTTACACCGGCCGGTCGGGGACAGCCCGCACGAGGAGACGACGCTGCCCGCCGGTGCGCTGATCACCGGGATCACGTTGCCCGCAGCCCCGATCGCGACCCGGTCGCGCTACCGGAAGGTGCGCGAACGCGCCTCCTACGCGTTCGCCAACGGCTCCATCGCCGCCGCCCTGGACGTGCGCGACGGAGTCGTCGAGGACGTGCGGATCGGATTCGGCGCGGTCGCGAACCGGCCGTGGCGGGCGCACGCAGCCGAACGGGCGCTGCTCGGACGGCCCGCCACCGCCGAGGAGTTCGCCACCGCCGCGGACACCGAGCTCGCCGCCGCGAAACCCTTGCCGCACAACGGCTACAAGGTGCCGTTGATCCGGAACCTGGTGGTGACCGTGCTGACCGAACTCACCGAGGAGACCACCCGATGA
- a CDS encoding MFS transporter — MNARGRRKRGQRLEDAVDIVEEGKVRRAVTAAGIGNMMEWFDFGVFSYLIVITGQVFFPSGNPTVQLLATFATFAVAFIVRPLGGFVFGPLGDRLGRKRVLAITMITMALGTVAIGFIPSYATIGIWAPILLLLARVVQGFSTGGEYGGATTFVSEYSPDKRRGFLASWLEFGTLTGYALGAAVVTGLLTALGEQEMVNWGWRIPFLLAGPLGVVGLYLRFRLEETPAQQQQESSEDHGAERGLGVYRTIFRDHWRPVLTCVSLVAVFNVVNYMLTSYMPTYITADLHYAHTSALVFVLVTMLAIMGFVVRLGRISDKIGRLPIVAVGSGALVVLSWPAFWMISHGSVGAVIGGLIIIGLMLICFSSTMPSTLPALFPTHVRYGGVSISFNISVAIFGGTTPLISESLVSATGYITAPAFVLMAAGLLGLIASWFARETAGRPLPGAKPTAGSREEARETLEEQRGEVEGTS; from the coding sequence ATGAACGCACGAGGCCGGCGCAAGCGCGGACAGCGCTTGGAGGACGCGGTCGACATCGTCGAAGAGGGCAAAGTCCGCCGGGCGGTGACGGCCGCGGGCATCGGCAACATGATGGAGTGGTTCGACTTCGGCGTCTTCAGCTACCTGATCGTGATCACCGGGCAGGTCTTCTTCCCCTCCGGAAATCCCACGGTCCAGCTGCTGGCGACCTTCGCCACCTTCGCCGTCGCGTTCATCGTCCGGCCGCTGGGCGGATTCGTGTTCGGCCCGCTCGGTGACCGCCTCGGTCGCAAACGCGTCCTGGCCATCACGATGATCACGATGGCGCTCGGCACCGTGGCCATCGGATTCATCCCCTCGTACGCGACGATCGGGATCTGGGCGCCGATCCTGCTGCTGCTCGCCAGGGTCGTGCAGGGCTTCTCGACCGGCGGCGAGTACGGCGGCGCCACCACGTTCGTCTCGGAGTACTCACCCGACAAACGACGCGGATTCCTGGCGAGCTGGCTGGAGTTCGGAACGCTCACCGGCTACGCGCTCGGGGCCGCGGTCGTCACGGGCCTGCTCACCGCGCTGGGGGAGCAGGAGATGGTGAACTGGGGCTGGCGCATCCCGTTCCTGCTGGCCGGGCCGCTCGGCGTGGTCGGCCTGTACCTGCGGTTCCGCCTGGAGGAGACACCCGCGCAGCAGCAACAGGAGTCCTCCGAGGACCACGGCGCCGAACGCGGGCTCGGCGTCTACCGCACGATCTTCCGCGACCACTGGCGTCCGGTGCTGACCTGCGTGTCGCTGGTGGCGGTGTTCAACGTCGTCAACTACATGCTCACCTCCTACATGCCGACCTACATCACCGCGGACCTGCACTACGCGCACACCTCTGCGTTGGTGTTCGTACTGGTCACGATGCTGGCGATCATGGGTTTTGTGGTGCGCCTGGGCCGGATCTCCGACAAGATCGGCCGGCTGCCGATCGTGGCCGTCGGATCCGGTGCGCTCGTCGTGCTGTCCTGGCCCGCGTTCTGGATGATCAGCCACGGCTCGGTCGGAGCCGTGATCGGCGGGCTGATCATCATCGGGCTGATGCTGATCTGCTTCAGCTCGACGATGCCCTCCACGCTTCCCGCGCTGTTCCCCACGCACGTCCGCTACGGCGGCGTCTCGATCAGCTTCAACATTTCGGTGGCGATCTTCGGCGGCACCACCCCGTTGATCTCGGAATCCCTGGTCAGCGCAACGGGATACATCACGGCTCCCGCATTCGTGCTCATGGCCGCCGGGTTGCTCGGCCTGATCGCGTCCTGGTTCGCGAGGGAGACCGCGGGCCGCCCGCTGCCCGGAGCGAAACCCACCGCGGGCTCCCGGGAAGAGGCCCGCGAGACCTTGGAAGAACAACGCGGCG
- a CDS encoding xanthine dehydrogenase family protein molybdopterin-binding subunit, which translates to MTTTDPRVGTAGPTAPADTGTVGSARTRLEGRAKVTGEARYAADHPIEDLAHGSLVLSTIARGRITSIGEDAVLDMPGVLTVLHHGNAPRLNPEAGIFGPDPGLQLLQDDRVQYAGHPVALVVAKTPEQARAAADALEVTYEEQPHDSEFRADHPAEYAPQGAGTVDKGDVDAEADGAAAVVHHSYTTSEEHHTAMEPHASMARWEDGRLEVVDANQGSFLAAKVVSTLFDLDPASVRVRSEHVGGGFGSKAIGPQLVFAVMAATRLRRPVRVVLTRPQVFAITSLRSATEQRVRLAADADGRLRAIDHESRSFTSTIKEFVELGTELTGVMYASEAIRTRTKVVPLNVPSPGWMRAPGAAPGSFALESAMDELAQQLDVDPVELRLRNEPAVGPVSGTPFSSRRLVDCLEQGASRFGWWQRDRRPGMRRDGRWLLGTGVAAGSFGAGPMPSTAAITAETDGTYEVRITAADIGTGARTALSQVAAEALEVPLEAVRIRIADSDFGPAFLAGGSRGTESWSFAIIEAAAALHKKLAAGERAPVTARADTTELIGARKQLERHSFSSQFAEVAVDVTSGEVRVRRLLGTFAVGRIINPLTARSQFAGGMIMGLSMALHEEGVRDATGRQANANLAGYHISAHADVPEIDTYWVDDPDEDNPSGVKGIGEVGIVGTAAAIANAVWHATGVRHRNLPISLDRVLDAAG; encoded by the coding sequence ATGACCACCACCGACCCACGGGTGGGCACCGCAGGCCCGACCGCCCCCGCCGACACCGGAACCGTCGGCTCCGCGCGCACCCGGCTCGAAGGCCGCGCCAAGGTCACCGGCGAGGCCCGCTACGCCGCCGACCACCCCATCGAGGACCTCGCGCACGGCTCGCTGGTGCTGTCCACCATTGCCCGCGGCCGGATCACCTCGATCGGCGAGGACGCGGTGCTGGACATGCCGGGCGTGCTCACCGTGCTGCACCACGGCAACGCGCCCCGCCTCAACCCGGAAGCCGGGATCTTCGGTCCCGACCCGGGATTGCAGCTGCTCCAAGACGACCGGGTGCAGTACGCGGGACATCCGGTGGCGCTCGTGGTGGCGAAGACGCCGGAGCAGGCCCGTGCCGCCGCCGACGCCCTCGAAGTCACCTACGAAGAGCAACCGCACGACTCCGAGTTCCGCGCCGATCACCCCGCGGAGTACGCGCCGCAGGGCGCGGGCACCGTCGACAAGGGCGACGTGGACGCCGAAGCCGACGGGGCCGCGGCAGTCGTCCACCACAGCTACACCACCTCCGAAGAGCACCACACGGCGATGGAGCCGCACGCGTCCATGGCGCGCTGGGAGGACGGGCGGCTGGAGGTGGTCGACGCCAACCAGGGTTCCTTCCTGGCCGCGAAGGTCGTGTCGACGCTGTTCGATCTCGACCCGGCGTCGGTGCGGGTCCGTTCCGAGCACGTCGGCGGCGGTTTCGGTTCCAAAGCGATCGGCCCGCAGCTGGTGTTCGCGGTGATGGCCGCGACCCGGCTGCGGCGACCGGTGCGGGTGGTGCTGACCCGCCCTCAGGTCTTCGCGATCACCTCCCTGCGGTCGGCGACCGAGCAGCGCGTGCGGCTCGCCGCGGACGCCGACGGCAGGCTGCGCGCCATCGACCACGAGTCGCGCTCGTTCACCTCCACCATCAAGGAATTCGTGGAGCTCGGCACCGAACTCACCGGCGTGATGTACGCGTCCGAAGCCATCCGCACCCGCACCAAGGTGGTGCCGCTGAACGTGCCCTCGCCCGGCTGGATGCGCGCACCCGGCGCGGCCCCCGGATCGTTCGCCCTGGAGTCGGCGATGGACGAGCTGGCGCAGCAGCTCGACGTCGACCCGGTGGAGCTGCGGTTGCGCAACGAGCCGGCCGTCGGCCCCGTCTCCGGGACGCCGTTCAGCAGCCGCAGGCTGGTGGACTGCCTGGAGCAGGGCGCGAGCCGCTTCGGCTGGTGGCAGCGGGACCGGCGTCCCGGGATGCGCCGGGACGGGCGCTGGCTGCTCGGCACCGGCGTCGCCGCGGGTTCGTTCGGCGCCGGTCCGATGCCCTCGACCGCCGCCATCACCGCCGAAACCGACGGCACCTACGAAGTGCGCATCACCGCCGCCGACATCGGCACCGGGGCGCGCACCGCGCTGTCCCAGGTCGCGGCGGAAGCTCTGGAGGTGCCGCTGGAGGCGGTGCGGATCCGGATCGCCGACAGCGACTTCGGCCCCGCTTTCCTCGCGGGAGGCTCCCGAGGCACCGAGTCCTGGTCGTTCGCGATCATCGAAGCGGCCGCGGCGCTGCACAAGAAGCTCGCCGCCGGTGAGCGGGCACCGGTGACCGCGCGGGCCGACACCACCGAGCTGATCGGCGCCCGCAAGCAGCTCGAACGGCACTCGTTCAGCTCCCAGTTCGCCGAGGTAGCGGTCGACGTGACCAGCGGCGAGGTGCGGGTGCGGCGGTTGCTGGGCACGTTCGCGGTGGGGCGGATCATCAACCCGCTGACCGCGCGCAGCCAGTTCGCCGGAGGCATGATCATGGGGCTGTCGATGGCGCTGCACGAAGAAGGCGTGCGGGACGCCACCGGCAGGCAGGCCAACGCGAACCTCGCCGGGTACCACATCTCCGCGCACGCGGACGTGCCCGAGATCGACACGTATTGGGTCGACGATCCCGACGAGGACAACCCGTCCGGGGTGAAGGGCATCGGTGAGGTCGGCATCGTCGGCACCGCCGCCGCCATCGCCAACGCCGTGTGGCACGCCACCGGTGTGCGCCACCGGAACCTGCCGATCAGTCTCGACCGGGTGCTCGACGCGGCCGGGTAG
- a CDS encoding PPE domain-containing protein, which translates to MTQEDQGTGEATRAKLGTAAPGTDLVLRDTQNWSSRSHRELYEAVHNDNEPGRVGELAQDWSRMGTEIGDSSQRMAERLRGTEEGWQGEAAQSARGAIHELARWTSDAGNTAGDLGKRIGEQGQVMEAAKTSMPEPKDVEFKDEIVGVYGSLGRENGAGVLMGIVAAMKDMKQQQDKADSAHDQAVAVMERMESDSRVVDGSTPRFEPPPDPIRDGEKAGVKANSAFQPNGTPESTGSAGASGPGQAPGVQQPVTPGGEPSAPGAAVPPIDPQQGGAEATKRMAALNTPASNTSASAPQLEHTSQVSGDKGGSNQGAGARVPSLDGFGGGNNQGKSPVDRKNGPESTTSQGSGPKGKTSPNSVDPPTIKHRPVPKLESPDTPGAVRSRQVVAGPGKAPAAVLGRAAPGRAVVRAGAVRFRPSRARADPVRADRWVRVAPVDRRVRAVLVEPEARRVRAVPVVRTWVPAAVLRWARGRRAARPLVRPVAARPVQAPVPVLVVWVRRGRRPGAVVAVRTRNAGRSTWRARRSSKFRVRTCRRR; encoded by the coding sequence ATGACGCAGGAAGATCAGGGCACCGGCGAAGCGACGCGGGCCAAGCTCGGCACGGCGGCCCCGGGCACGGACCTGGTGTTGCGGGACACCCAGAACTGGAGTTCGCGCAGCCACCGCGAGCTCTACGAGGCGGTGCACAACGACAACGAGCCCGGCCGGGTCGGCGAGCTCGCCCAGGACTGGTCGCGGATGGGCACCGAGATCGGGGATTCCTCCCAGCGCATGGCCGAACGGCTGCGCGGCACCGAGGAGGGCTGGCAGGGCGAGGCGGCGCAGTCGGCGCGCGGCGCGATCCACGAGCTGGCCCGCTGGACCTCCGACGCGGGGAACACCGCAGGCGACCTCGGCAAGCGGATCGGCGAGCAGGGCCAGGTCATGGAGGCCGCCAAGACGAGCATGCCCGAGCCGAAGGACGTCGAGTTCAAAGACGAGATCGTCGGCGTCTACGGCTCCCTCGGCCGCGAGAACGGTGCCGGTGTGCTGATGGGCATCGTGGCCGCCATGAAGGACATGAAGCAGCAGCAGGATAAGGCGGACTCCGCCCACGATCAGGCCGTCGCCGTGATGGAGCGGATGGAGAGCGATTCCCGCGTGGTCGACGGGAGCACTCCCCGGTTCGAGCCGCCGCCGGACCCGATCAGGGACGGCGAGAAGGCGGGCGTCAAAGCCAACAGCGCCTTTCAGCCGAATGGGACGCCTGAGAGCACCGGGTCCGCGGGTGCGTCCGGGCCGGGACAGGCGCCCGGTGTTCAGCAGCCCGTGACCCCGGGCGGGGAGCCTTCCGCTCCCGGCGCCGCGGTCCCGCCGATCGATCCGCAGCAGGGCGGCGCGGAGGCCACGAAGCGGATGGCCGCGCTGAACACCCCCGCGTCGAACACGTCGGCCAGTGCTCCGCAGCTGGAGCACACCTCGCAGGTCTCCGGTGACAAGGGCGGTTCGAACCAAGGCGCGGGCGCTCGTGTGCCCTCGCTGGACGGTTTCGGCGGCGGGAACAACCAGGGCAAGAGCCCGGTGGACCGGAAGAACGGTCCGGAGAGCACCACCTCGCAGGGCTCCGGTCCTAAGGGCAAGACTTCACCCAACTCGGTCGATCCGCCCACGATCAAGCACCGCCCGGTGCCGAAGCTGGAATCCCCGGACACTCCCGGGGCGGTCCGGTCGCGCCAGGTGGTCGCAGGCCCGGGCAAGGCCCCGGCGGCGGTACTGGGCCGGGCGGCACCGGGCAGGGCGGTCGTTCGGGCTGGAGCGGTGCGATTCCGCCCATCCCGAGCACGGGCGGATCCGGTTCGGGCGGATCGCTGGGTGCGGGTGGCGCCGGTGGATCGCAGGGTGCGGGCGGTTCTGGTGGAGCCGGAGGCTCGCAGGGTGCGGGCGGTTCCGGTGGTTCGAACGTGGGTGCCGGCGGCCGTTCTTCGGTGGGCACGGGGTCGACGGGCGGCCCGGCCGCTGGTCCGGCCGGTGGCGGCTCGGCCGGTGCAGGCGCCGGTGCCGGTGCTGGTGGTATGGGTGCGCCGGGGGCGGCGGCCGGGCGCGGTCGTGGCGGTGAGGACGAGGAACGCCGGGCGAAGTACGTGGAGAGCACGCCGATCGTCGAAGTTCCGGGTGCGGACCTGCCGCCGCCGGTGA